A region of uncultured Anaeromusa sp. DNA encodes the following proteins:
- a CDS encoding phage baseplate protein, with protein sequence MADEESSKVALLFPAPTDPTKIGQLEVDVLVSSELTYASEVTENPVEDGFPVHDHVICKPLQLSMVVVVSPLPVTWYEKFGVDTGRMDDAIAKLEQIYKDRQPITIITNEKTYEDMVMTECKINKAKEDGKILRIPLEFKQIRKVEVKTADIPEEYVDALTSGKVGSTEEDVGAAATDDIGSGSGSASANSAADESSTGDSSGSDPASKNQSILAGVFH encoded by the coding sequence GTGGCCGACGAAGAAAGCAGCAAGGTGGCGCTTCTTTTTCCAGCGCCGACAGACCCGACGAAGATCGGTCAGCTCGAAGTTGACGTCTTGGTTAGTTCGGAGCTTACCTACGCTTCCGAGGTCACAGAAAACCCTGTAGAAGATGGTTTTCCAGTGCACGACCATGTGATTTGCAAGCCATTGCAACTGTCGATGGTGGTAGTAGTATCCCCATTGCCGGTGACTTGGTATGAAAAGTTCGGCGTTGACACAGGGCGCATGGACGATGCTATTGCCAAATTAGAACAAATATATAAAGACAGGCAGCCCATTACCATCATCACCAATGAGAAAACCTATGAAGATATGGTGATGACAGAGTGCAAGATCAACAAGGCCAAGGAAGATGGTAAAATCCTTCGCATTCCTTTGGAATTTAAGCAGATCCGTAAGGTTGAGGTCAAAACTGCCGATATCCCGGAAGAATACGTGGATGCTCTAACATCTGGGAAGGTTGGTAGTACTGAAGAAGACGTTGGCGCTGCGGCGACTGATGATATTGGCAGCGGAAGCGGTTCAGCCTCAGCTAACTCTGCAGCTGATGAATCTTCTACAGGAGACTCTAGCGGCAGCGATCCTGCTTCTAAAAATCAATCCATCCTTGCGGGGGTGTTTCACTGA